One Coffea eugenioides isolate CCC68of chromosome 2, Ceug_1.0, whole genome shotgun sequence genomic window, TGAGGATTAGGACAAACTCCCACCCTAATATGTCGACTTCAAAGCCCTATAAATACACTCCCCAAAGCTTACTAAAACCCACGAACTAAGTCACAAACCACACACGAAATCCCTTATTTTCCCCTTCCACTGCCCGGCATTGGCCATCATGGCTTCTTTCTCAGCCAAAATCCCTGTTCTCATGCAGCTCTCAATGCTTCTGCTCATAAGCTCATCAGTTTTTGCTGACGAGCATGAACATTCCAAATGGCCAGCACATCCACCAGCTGAAGCCCCTGAACACCACAAGggtcaccaccaccaccaccaccaccaccccccaACCTATCCTCCAGTGAAGCCTCCGGTTCATCCACCGGTTAAGCCTCCAGTGCACCCTCCCGTGAAGCCTCCAGTTCATCCACCAGTGTACCCTCCCGTGAAGCCTCCAGTTCATCCACCGGTTAAGCCTCCAGTGCACCCTCCCGTGAAGCCTCCGGTTCATCCACCAGTGTACCCTCCCGTGAAGCCTCCAGTTCATCCACCGGTTAAGCCTCCAGTGCACCCTCCCGTGAAGCCTCCAGTACACCCACCGGTTAAGCCTCCAGTGCACCCTCCCGTGAAGCCTCCGGTTCATCCACCAGTTACCCACCCGTGAAGCCCAGTATCCACCGGTTAAGCCTCCAGTGCACCTCCCGTGAAGCCTCCAGTACACCCACCGGTTAAGCCTCCAGTGCACCCTCCCGTGAAGCCTCCGGTTCATCCACCAGTGTACCCTCCCGTGAAGCCCCCAGTTCATCCACCGGTTAAGCCTCCAGTGCACCCTCCCGTGAAGCCTCCGGTTCATCCACCAGTATACCCTCCCGTGAAGCCTCCAGTTCATCCACCGGTTAAGCCTCCAGTGCACCCACCTGTGAAGCCTCCAGTACACCCACCGGTTAAGCCTCCAGTGCACCCTCCTGTGAAGCCTCCAGTTAAGCCTCCAGTGCACCCACCTGTTAAGCCTCCAGTCTACCCTCCGGTAAGGAAGCTTGTGGCGGTACAAGGAGTTGTTTATTGCAAGACCTGCAGTTATGCTGGTTTTAATCCCAAGGAAGCTATGCCTCTCCAGGGTACGTCCATAACGCTACTTTAAACATCCCCTTTTTACAATTTTCCGTTCTTCTTTTCAGTTTATTTCTTATGCTTTTTAGCTTAGGAACTTGTACAGGACAGCATTTCGTGAGTACCACAAAGTATTGTTCCAAAAGATACTAGTATCTTCTCCACcctttcattttgcccttttattCCAAAACAATCCTGAGCTACAATGTCATGCACAAGAACTGATTCGTGTTGCTCAAACAAAAGAAGCCGAAAACAGGAAACCAAGAAACCTTGAAGAATCGAAATGCTACAATTGGAATAAGGAAATAGAGCTTGTCACGTGGGCCTGTTGTTAAAAGTCATAAACCTTCATGACACTAAAGTGAGCTAAACGACAAAAATCAAAGAGTGTTCGCGCATGGTTAGGAAAGAAGGAATGGCTAATAATTTGTTTGACCGAGTCTTttttacgttttttttttttttggtgaattaCTCTGGGACTTCATGATGTATTGTTACTGTGGAATTGCAGGTGCTGTGGTGAGTGTTAGATGTCAGAATACCCGGTTTAAGCCTGTGGTGGCAGAAGGCAAGACAGACAAGAATGGTTACTTCTTGATCGTGCCAGAGATGGTGACCAGCCTCGCTTCCCATACTTGTAAGGTGTATCTAGTGAAATCGCCCTCCCTGAAGTGCAGCGCTCCGACAAATCTCAATTATGGATCGGAGGGAGCAAGCTTAATTCCAAATCCAGCTCACAAGCCCAATCCTTTGGGACCAAAATATGCTCTGTACAATGTTGGACCTTTTGCCTTTGAACCGGCAAAGCCGACCCCATGCCGTCGTTGAGATTCCTCCAGCATTGATCTCTGAATTGTCAAGTCTTCAGTATTTCAGCCATGTCAAAGCCTATGAAGTGTGTTACagctctccttttttttttgttttttggttaaatttgggTCCTGCTCTTTAATAAGTTATGCCCACTGTTAAAAGTGCCAGTTTGCAGTGTGGAAATTGAAAAATGTTTGATAGTCTTCCCTTCTTCAGTTGGGCTTATTGTTTGATATGTTCAGAATTACTACTGTATTCTCAAGTTGTATTGAAATATTTTAGAATGTAATGCTATCGTATTAAAATAGTACTCTGTCCGTCCGTCGTATTATTaatgtcatatttttttttttttcgaaatgaATGTTTCAAAAAGGAGTCACTCTCTAAAAATTAACATCTTGTTTTATTAGTCTTTTCACCTTGTCGACGTTTTCCACCCTCCCAATGCATTCCTCATGCTCTTAAATTATGAATTTGAGAATAACATATTGTAAAGTCACCCAAATCCAACTCCTCCAAATACAATGATTACATGTTCTGTCAAAGAGCTGGTTTCTCGACAAACGAATCAAATTATGGAACCGATGGAGGAGTACTTTTATTTGTGAATGAAAGAGCATTGCTGATTTGATACTCTACTATTCTTTTTCTTAGTAAATTAACCTTTGTGAGTCAACTGGGGCATTCTTAAATTATTACAAACCTAAAGCTGAGTAGTCAATTAGCGTACAACTGCACCAATTGTGGGGGACATAGATCCAACTTTTTCTGCAGCTGAACCTTTTGAAGCATGAACAGCTGGATATTGCCACGCTACAAAGTAAAAATCATATTAATCCTCTGCAGACTGCTGTATTACCCATTAACGACAGTTAAGTTCAGGAAGGTTCACTAGTCCAGTGTCCTTTCCTTGGATGCCAATCATCTCCATAAAATTTGTTGGATGTTTGTTTGCTTTTTGGCTATGTACTCTCCCTGTCAGCGTGCCATCAAAGCAAAGGCACATCGGGTTTTTCAAAGGTAGGTTCTGAACGGTGAATGCCAGCCGATTTTGCCATTCAGGGGATCCAAAGATTCCTGCTTTCTCTTCTGCTTGCAGGCAACCATTAACAATTTCAAGAAGGCCATTAGCGTTATGATCAATGTGAAAAAGTGTGGGGAATAATTTTGGATGAGAACGCGTTGGTACCCTACTAGTGCTGGCTGGTGGAGGGGCAATCCGTATTTGCTACCCAGATTCTTGATAGCATGCTACGGTGCTTATTGGTTTTTTATGAACGCTCTCTGATATTGCTTGAGAACACTCTCTGCAAAATGTACACGAGTttgtaaaatattttttatgaaacaatattgggttttttttttttggggctaGAAACTGGTGATTGTTCCAACCCAATACGAAAAGAGAATAATCAATTATCAGAGGTAACCGTCATAAAATGGAAATGTTACAGGGATTTtgatttagaaaaaaaaaaaaaagaaaaggaaaaaagagatgTATGTCCGTCCATATGTAGGCCATAGCTCGTTAATTTGCTAGAAGCTTTGTAAGGGCATTGACATCCTTATTTACCAAATGTAACTTCGATAACAGTCACAATTAAGAAAAAGAGATTACATCTGAGCGATCGACCAATAAATCTAACTTTctatcagaaaaaaaaaacgaataAT contains:
- the LOC113760781 gene encoding non-classical arabinogalactan protein 31-like, which gives rise to MASFSAKIPVLMQLSMLLLISSSVFADEHEHSKWPAHPPAEAPEHHKGHHHHHHHHPPTYPPVKPPVHPPVKPPVHPPVKPPVHPPVYPPVKPPVHPPVKPPVAPPVKPPVHPPVKPPVHPPVKPPVHPPVYPPVKPPVHPPVKPPVHPPVKPPVHPPVYPPVKPPVHPPVKPPVHPPVKPPVHPPVKPPVHPPVKPPVKPPVHPPVKPPVYPPVRKLVAVQGVVYCKTCSYAGFNPKEAMPLQGAVVSVRCQNTRFKPVVAEGKTDKNGYFLIVPEMVTSLASHTCKVYLVKSPSLKCSAPTNLNYGSEGASLIPNPAHKPNPLGPKYALYNVGPFAFEPAKPTPCRR